A stretch of DNA from Chloroflexota bacterium:
CGGCTCAAACGAGCCGGTGCTCGATGGACGCCATACGGGGCTGAAATGACCGCCAAAGCGCGAGCAGCCTGGTTGAGCGATGCTTGGTCTCCCACCACCGGCTGGCCCCTTGCTGCCTGATTCTACAACTTATGAGTGCTCCCAAACGCCATAAGTTTCCCTATCTTGAGCAATTCCATAGTACAATTGGAAGTATCAATACCTTCTGCTCCCACGGGGCTTGCATGTCAATCTCTCTTCACCTCTACGGCACGATTGCCCAACACGCTGGCGGGAAACACATCGCCACCCTCACTATTCCCCTGGAAGGCACCACCACCGTGCGAGAACTGCTGGCCCGCTTCAGCATTCCTCCTGAAGAAACCGGGTTAGTCTTCATCAACGCCGTGCTTCACGACCTGCCTGGGCTGCACCTTTCGCTCGACGACCCTGTGCACGACGGTGACCATGTGGGAATTTTTGCCGCCGACTATGTCTGGCCTTACCAGTATCGCGGGGGAGCACCCATGTCATCCAAACTGGCAGCCTACACCCAAACCCACGATTACCTCAGGCATCGGCCGCGAGAGGCACAATAGCCCTGTCCGTTCCATTTCCTTTTTTCTCTTGGAGGCACCTATGGCACGCAAAATTCTCCGCATCAACATGACCGACCTCAGCGCCACTTACGAGGACCTTCCCGAGAAGTGGGCCAAGTGGGCCGGTCGTGGGCTGACCTCGTCTATTGTGTTCGACGAAGTCGACCCCACTTGCCACCCGTTAGGGCCCAACAACAAACTGGTGATCGCCCCCGGGTGGGTTTCCGGCACGCCTGCCGCGCCCAGCAACGGCCGCACCTCTTTCGGCGGCAAAAGCCCCCTCACCGGCACCATCAAAGAGGCCAACTCCGGCGGGCTTTCCAGCCAGAAAATCGCCAAACTGGGCCTCGCCGCCATCATTCTGGAAGGCCAGCCCAAAGACGGCAAGTGGTACACCATCTTCATCAACAAAGACGGTGTGAAATTTGAAGATGCCAGCGACCTGCTGGGCAAAGGCATGGAAGAAGTCGACCGCCTGATGTGGGAACGCTACCCCAACAAACCTGCCGTCATCGGCATCGGGCCGGTCGGTGAACGCCTGGCCGCCAATGCGGGCATCTCAGTGAACGACCCCGAAAACAACCCCGGCCGCTACGCTGGCCGTGGGGGGCTGGGGGCCGTGATGGGCGCACGCCACGTCAAAGTCATTGTCGTGGATGACAAAGGCGGCCCTGGCGTGGAAATCAAGAACATGGACCTCTTCAAGAAGGGGCGCAAGAAGCTGACCAACGCCATCCTGGCGCACGACCTGACCAAACAGGGCGGCGGGTTGAACGCCTACGGCACTGACGTGTTGATGAACATCATCAACGAAGCCGGCGGCCTGCCGACCCGCAACTTCTCCAGCGGCCAGTTTGAGGGCGCGGCCAAAATCTCCGGCGAAATGATTGCCGAAATCGTCGCCGAGCGCAAAGCCGGCATGACCGGCCACGCCTGCCACCCCGGCTGCGTGATTCAGTGCTCCAACATCTACCCCGGCCCCGACGGCACCATCATTGCCTCCCCTATCGAATATGAAACTGCTTTTGCCCTTGGCGCTAACTGCGGCATCGACGACCTCGACTTCGTCGCCAAGATGACCAAAGCCTGCAACGACCTCGGCCTCGACACCATCGAGATGGGCAACACCATCGCCATCGCCATGGAAGCCGGGCTGATCGAATTCGGCGACAAGGAAGGCGCACTGGCGCTCTTCGACGAAATCGCCAAAGGCACACCTCTGGGGCGCATCCTTTCCAACGGCGTGGAAGCCACCGCAAAAATGTTTGGCGTCCACCGCGTGCCCACCGTGAAAGGGCAATCCATGCCCGCTTACGAGCCGCGCGCCATCAAAGGCATCGGCTTCACCTACGCGACCAGCACGATGGGCGCCGACCATACCTCCGGCTACACCATCGCCCCCGAAATTGCCGGGGTAGGCGGCAAAGTGGACCCGATGACCTACGAAGGGAAAGCCGACCTCTCCCTCGCCTTCCAGGCTACCACCGCCTTCATCGACAGCAGCGGCTACTGCCTCTTCATCGCCTTCCCCATCCTCGACATCGAAGAAGGCTTCCAGGGCATGGTGGAAAGTGTGGCCGGCGTGATGGGGTGGGATCCCGAAAGCACCGACGTGGTAGCCCTCGGCAAGGAAGTGCTCAAGAAAGAGCGCCTGTTCAACGAGCGTGCCGGCTTTACCAACGCCGACGACCGCCTGCCGGAATTCATGCGCTACGAGAAACTCCCGCCGCACAACGTGGTGTGGGACGTGCCCGACGAAGAAATCGACAAAGTGTACGCCTGGGTGCACGAAGACTAACCCCAGCCCTGTCACCAGCAAATGCCAAAGTAGGGGCAAGTCTGAGACTTGCCCCTACTGCCCATAAAAGGACAAGCGAGGTGGTATGCAAGTCGAAGTCCGTGTCTTTGCCACGTTGA
This window harbors:
- a CDS encoding aldehyde ferredoxin oxidoreductase, which translates into the protein MARKILRINMTDLSATYEDLPEKWAKWAGRGLTSSIVFDEVDPTCHPLGPNNKLVIAPGWVSGTPAAPSNGRTSFGGKSPLTGTIKEANSGGLSSQKIAKLGLAAIILEGQPKDGKWYTIFINKDGVKFEDASDLLGKGMEEVDRLMWERYPNKPAVIGIGPVGERLAANAGISVNDPENNPGRYAGRGGLGAVMGARHVKVIVVDDKGGPGVEIKNMDLFKKGRKKLTNAILAHDLTKQGGGLNAYGTDVLMNIINEAGGLPTRNFSSGQFEGAAKISGEMIAEIVAERKAGMTGHACHPGCVIQCSNIYPGPDGTIIASPIEYETAFALGANCGIDDLDFVAKMTKACNDLGLDTIEMGNTIAIAMEAGLIEFGDKEGALALFDEIAKGTPLGRILSNGVEATAKMFGVHRVPTVKGQSMPAYEPRAIKGIGFTYATSTMGADHTSGYTIAPEIAGVGGKVDPMTYEGKADLSLAFQATTAFIDSSGYCLFIAFPILDIEEGFQGMVESVAGVMGWDPESTDVVALGKEVLKKERLFNERAGFTNADDRLPEFMRYEKLPPHNVVWDVPDEEIDKVYAWVHED